The Pseudochaenichthys georgianus chromosome 24, fPseGeo1.2, whole genome shotgun sequence genome includes a region encoding these proteins:
- the gjd2b gene encoding gap junction protein delta 2b has translation MAEWTILERLLEAAVQQHSTMIGRILLTVVVIFRILIVAIVGETVYNDEQSMFVCNTLQPGCNQACYDQAFPISHIRYWVFQIIIVCCPSLCFITYSVHQSAKQKERRFSTMFLSLDKEMDYLKRDDSKKMKNTIVNGILQNSDNCSKEVESNSMMSKEYPCSSQKRTTKSKLRRQEGISRFYIIQVVFRNGLEIGFLVGQYFLYGFNVPGVYECDRYPCIKDVECYVSRPTEKTVFLVFMFAVSGICVLLNLAELNHLGWKKIKAAVRGVQARRKSVYEIRNKDIPKMSMPNFGRTQSSDSAYV, from the exons ATGGCGGAGTGGACCATATTAGAGCGGCTGTTGGAGGCGGCTGTCCAGCAACACTCTACTATGATCGGAAG GATCCTGCTGACTGTTGTGGTGATCTTCCGGATTCTGATCGTAGCGATTGTTGGAGAGACCGTGTACAACGACGAGCAGTCCATGTTCGTGTGCAACACCTTACAGCCGGGCTGCAACCAGGCCTGCTACGACCAGGCATTCCCCATCTCCCACATCAGGTACTGGGTATTCCAGATCATCATCGTGTGCTGCCCCAGCCTCTGCTTCATCACCTACTCTGTGCACCAGTCGGCCAAGCAGAAGGAGCGGCGCTTCTCCACCATGTTCCTCTCCCTGGACAAAGAAATGGATTACTTGAAGAGAGATGACAGCAAAAAGATGAAGAACACCATCGTGAACGGCATTTTGCAGAACTCCGACAACTGCAGTAAGGAGGTAGAGTCCAACTCCATGATGAGCAAAGAATATCCATGCAGCTCCCAAAAACGAACTACAAAGTCAAAACTGCGACGGCAGGAGGGCATCTCCAGGTTCTACATCATCCAGGTGGTGTTCAGAAACGGACTAGAGATTGGGTTTCTGGTGGGTCAGTACTTCCTGTATGGATTCAACGTCCCCGGGGTGTACGAGTGCGATCGGTACCCGTGCATAAAAGATGTAGAGTGCTACGTTTCCAGGCCGACGGAGAAGACGGTGTTTCTGGTCTTCATGTTCGCAGTCAGTGGTATTTGCGTGCTTCTGAACTTGGCGGAGCTCAACCACCTCGGCTGGAAGAAGATCAAAGCGGCGGTGCGAGGGGTGCAGGCCCGAAGGAAGTCCGTCTATGAGATCCGGAACAAAGACATTCCCAAGATGAGTATGCCCAATTTCGGGCGCACTCAGTCCAGTGACTCTGCGTATGTGTAA